A window of Clostridium botulinum BKT015925 contains these coding sequences:
- a CDS encoding pseudouridine synthase, with amino-acid sequence MRINKLLSNYGICSRKEANRIIEENRIIVNGEVCIPGQWVEEYDEILMDNEPIKKKEKIYIALNKPVGITCTAAREVKDNIIDFLNYPEYIFPVGRLDKDSEGLILMTNDGELSNKILESENQHEKEYIVTVDKPFDDLFIKAMSEGVQLNGPKTRPCIVTRINNDTFRIILTQGLNRQIRRMTRAFGYTVIKLERIRILNIKINGIDNGKWKYLTDEEITELRKF; translated from the coding sequence ATGCGAATAAACAAACTTCTTAGTAATTATGGTATTTGTTCAAGAAAAGAAGCAAATCGAATTATTGAAGAAAATAGAATAATAGTAAATGGTGAGGTTTGTATTCCAGGTCAGTGGGTAGAAGAATATGATGAAATTCTTATGGATAATGAACCAATAAAAAAGAAAGAAAAAATATATATTGCGTTAAATAAGCCAGTTGGTATTACTTGTACTGCTGCAAGAGAAGTAAAAGATAATATAATTGATTTTTTAAATTATCCAGAATATATTTTTCCAGTAGGAAGGTTAGATAAAGACTCAGAAGGTTTAATACTTATGACTAACGATGGAGAACTTTCTAATAAAATTTTAGAATCAGAAAATCAGCATGAAAAAGAGTATATAGTAACTGTGGATAAACCCTTTGATGATTTATTTATAAAAGCAATGTCAGAGGGTGTTCAACTTAATGGACCTAAAACTAGACCTTGCATAGTTACAAGAATTAATAATGATACTTTTAGAATTATATTAACACAAGGATTAAATAGACAAATTCGTAGAATGACAAGAGCTTTTGGATATACCGTAATAAAATTAGAAAGAATAAGGATTCTTAATATAAAAATTAATGGAATAGATAATGGTAAGTGGAAATATCTTACTGATGAAGAAATAACCGAACTAAGAAAATTTTAA
- a CDS encoding sensor histidine kinase → MILIICILMIIIIILFIHLMLTKKEIRNIEKQLKNINKNNENNKLTISLINKDIEKLCKSINDTLDLKRQSKSNNIKLQGKLKKTIANMSHDLRTPLTSIIGYIQFCKLEDIDEKEKNEFLDIAEKRANSLKELLNDFYELSLIESLDYEIKLEKINISRILQEILLGRYSDFLERNLEPKIAIQNDNIHIIGDKKSLERIMENLLSNAIRYTKDNLNIYLSVENKIVVLRISNNVNDLGSLDVEKIFHRFYMADKNRLGKGTGLGLSIVRSLIEKMNGSIEANKHEGVLNIYCRFKYCK, encoded by the coding sequence ATGATTTTAATTATATGCATTTTAATGATAATAATAATAATTTTATTTATTCACCTAATGTTAACTAAAAAAGAAATTAGAAATATAGAAAAACAACTTAAAAATATTAATAAAAATAATGAAAATAATAAACTAACCATTTCTTTAATAAACAAAGATATAGAAAAGTTATGCAAAAGTATAAATGATACTCTTGATTTAAAAAGGCAAAGTAAAAGCAATAATATTAAACTTCAAGGTAAGCTAAAGAAAACTATTGCAAATATGTCTCATGATCTTAGAACTCCACTAACTTCTATTATAGGATATATTCAGTTTTGTAAACTAGAGGATATAGATGAAAAAGAAAAGAATGAGTTTTTAGATATAGCAGAAAAAAGAGCAAATTCTCTTAAAGAATTATTAAATGATTTTTATGAGTTATCATTAATAGAATCTTTAGACTATGAAATAAAATTAGAAAAGATAAATATAAGTAGAATACTTCAGGAAATTTTATTAGGAAGATATTCTGATTTTTTAGAAAGGAATTTAGAACCGAAAATAGCTATACAAAATGATAATATACATATTATTGGAGATAAAAAATCTCTAGAACGTATAATGGAAAATTTATTAAGCAATGCTATAAGATATACAAAGGATAATTTAAATATTTATTTGTCAGTAGAAAATAAAATAGTTGTATTAAGAATTAGTAATAATGTCAACGATTTGGGGTCTTTAGACGTAGAAAAAATTTTTCATAGATTTTATATGGCAGATAAAAATAGGCTAGGAAAAGGTACGGGACTTGGATTATCTATAGTAAGAAGCTTAATAGAAAAAATGAATGGTAGTATAGAGGCTAATAAGCATGAAGGAGTATTAAATATTTATTGCAGATTTAAGTATTGTAAGTAA
- a CDS encoding ABC transporter permease, producing the protein MFNLLKVEIYKLKTSKTLLGILLICLLQSILCPMLFSKTLTGKIVLIRVLGTQLFLGWFVLIAVFIAIYIGDEFSSSCSSGYIKNLISYGHRRYKIVISKFISGYLGIIIISLVTPILVTIINTFMCGYGENFTFTSLVFVLRVIILMTFIYIGIGSIGIVMLFISRNGIFAEVAFVMVDILNRVSMIFAMRNTFINKIYSNTIFGQVSTALSYNITLLQGIRVIVISLITIVISICLSIYFFNKADIK; encoded by the coding sequence ATGTTTAATTTATTAAAAGTTGAAATTTATAAACTAAAGACTTCAAAAACACTTTTAGGAATTTTGCTTATTTGTTTACTTCAAAGTATTTTGTGTCCTATGTTATTTAGTAAAACATTAACAGGTAAAATAGTCTTAATAAGAGTATTAGGAACACAATTATTTTTGGGATGGTTTGTTTTAATAGCAGTATTTATTGCTATATATATTGGGGATGAATTTAGTAGTTCCTGTAGTAGTGGATACATCAAAAATCTAATTAGTTATGGTCATAGAAGATATAAAATTGTTATATCTAAATTTATCAGTGGTTATTTAGGAATTATAATTATAAGTTTAGTGACTCCTATTCTAGTAACTATAATAAATACATTTATGTGTGGTTATGGAGAAAATTTTACATTTACTTCTTTAGTATTTGTATTGAGAGTTATTATTCTTATGACATTTATTTATATTGGAATAGGTAGTATTGGAATTGTGATGTTATTTATAAGTAGAAATGGTATATTTGCAGAAGTAGCATTTGTAATGGTAGATATTTTGAATAGAGTAAGTATGATTTTTGCTATGAGAAATACTTTTATAAATAAAATTTATAGTAATACTATATTTGGACAGGTTAGTACTGCGTTATCGTATAATATTACATTGCTACAAGGAATAAGAGTTATAGTAATATCGTTAATAACAATAGTTATTTCAATATGTTTAAGTATATATTTTTTTAATAAGGCTGATATAAAGTAA
- a CDS encoding response regulator transcription factor produces MNKINILVIEDDNDINKMLSKLIEKKGYNVKQAYSGTEGMLYIESLDFQLILLDLMLPGMTGEELIKKIRKTKKLPIIVISAKLDKEIKLELFKLGADDYVTKPFDIDELSARIDANLRRYIDFNNSSNGEKDIVHKDIILNKEAKEVLVSGQELSLTSREFNILELLLTHPKKVFSKANLFESVWGDEYLGDENTVNVHISNLRNKLNKASPNEEYIETVWGMGYKLK; encoded by the coding sequence ATGAACAAAATAAATATACTAGTAATAGAAGATGATAATGATATAAATAAAATGTTATCAAAGTTAATAGAGAAAAAAGGTTATAATGTAAAACAAGCTTATTCAGGAACAGAAGGAATGCTATATATTGAGTCACTAGATTTTCAATTAATTTTGCTAGATTTAATGTTACCAGGAATGACAGGAGAAGAACTAATAAAAAAAATAAGAAAAACTAAAAAATTGCCTATAATTGTGATTTCAGCAAAATTAGATAAAGAGATTAAATTGGAGTTGTTTAAGTTGGGTGCTGATGATTATGTAACAAAACCCTTTGATATTGATGAACTGTCTGCAAGGATTGATGCAAATCTTAGAAGATATATAGATTTTAATAATAGTTCAAATGGTGAAAAAGATATAGTTCATAAAGATATTATTCTTAATAAAGAAGCTAAAGAGGTTTTGGTTAGTGGACAAGAATTATCATTAACTTCTAGAGAATTTAATATATTAGAACTTCTTTTAACTCATCCTAAAAAAGTATTTAGTAAGGCTAATTTGTTTGAAAGTGTATGGGGTGATGAATATTTAGGTGATGAGAATACTGTTAATGTACATATAAGTAATTTAAGAAACAAATTAAATAAAGCAAGTCCAAATGAAGAATATATAGAAACAGTATGGGGAATGGGGTATAAGCTTAAATAA
- the bioF gene encoding 8-amino-7-oxononanoate synthase: MEHILKKLKVTKENGLYRTLKYIETSQNPKVKIGGNDFILLGSNNYLGLCNDSRLKKAAINAINKYGVGSGGSRLTTGSLVIHKKLEESLAEFKNCEASLIFNTGYMANVGIIQSICNKDWVIFSDRLNHASIIDGCILSGAKLVRYKHCDMNDLLMKINKYSTQNSLIVTDGVFSMDGDIAPLPDIVKIAKQNNILTMVDDAHATGILGKNGSGTPSYFNLHNEIDIMMGTLSKAIASEGGYVAGKQYLIDYLKNFSRSFIYSTALSPSSIAVSLKAIEIIKSDEKRRENLLSLSAWFQKKLRELNFNIPHSKTPIIPIIIGDVEKTIEMSKYLLKEGIYIPAIRPPSVPNGTSRLRISLMATHTKKDLELVIEKLKTIGKLLNII; encoded by the coding sequence ATGGAACATATTTTAAAAAAATTAAAAGTAACTAAAGAAAATGGGTTATATAGAACTCTTAAATATATAGAAACCTCTCAAAATCCTAAAGTGAAAATTGGAGGAAATGATTTTATACTTTTAGGATCAAATAACTACCTAGGTCTTTGTAATGATTCTCGTTTAAAAAAAGCTGCTATTAATGCAATAAATAAATATGGTGTTGGTTCTGGAGGTTCTCGATTAACAACCGGAAGCTTAGTTATTCATAAAAAACTAGAAGAAAGTCTTGCTGAGTTTAAAAATTGTGAAGCAAGCCTTATTTTTAACACAGGCTATATGGCTAACGTAGGCATTATACAATCCATTTGTAATAAAGATTGGGTAATATTTTCTGATAGATTAAACCATGCAAGTATTATTGACGGTTGCATATTAAGTGGTGCAAAACTTGTTAGATATAAGCATTGTGATATGAACGATCTTCTGATGAAAATTAACAAGTATAGTACTCAAAATAGTTTAATTGTAACTGACGGCGTATTTAGTATGGATGGAGATATCGCCCCCTTACCTGATATTGTAAAAATAGCAAAACAAAATAATATATTAACTATGGTAGATGATGCTCATGCTACAGGTATTTTAGGCAAAAATGGTTCCGGTACACCCTCTTATTTTAATCTTCACAACGAAATAGATATTATGATGGGAACTTTAAGTAAAGCCATTGCTTCTGAAGGAGGATATGTAGCTGGGAAACAATATCTTATAGATTATCTTAAAAATTTTTCTAGAAGCTTTATTTACTCTACTGCATTATCACCATCATCTATTGCAGTTTCTTTAAAGGCTATAGAAATTATTAAATCTGATGAAAAAAGACGAGAAAATTTATTATCTTTATCCGCTTGGTTTCAAAAAAAACTAAGAGAATTAAATTTTAATATTCCTCATTCTAAAACTCCAATTATACCAATAATAATCGGCGATGTAGAAAAAACAATTGAAATGAGTAAATATTTATTAAAAGAAGGTATATATATACCAGCTATTCGTCCACCTTCCGTTCCTAATGGAACAAGTCGTTTAAGAATATCCTTAATGGCTACACATACTAAAAAAGATCTAGAATTAGTTATCGAAAAGTTAAAAACCATTGGTAAATTATTAAATATTATATAG
- the bioC gene encoding malonyl-ACP O-methyltransferase BioC has product MIDKNQLKIHFSKNAKSYDKHSNVQRKMKDILINFLLKNLKSSTIKNILEIGCGTGSLTKTLLENFPNSNITAIDISPGMIEVVKDKFKNSSINFICADIENINLNCNYDLIISNATFQWFNNLPKTLEKLYLSLNPNGILSFSTFGNKTFYELHECFKKAIQELHIKDSISAGQSFYTLQNLIHICNSIKNFSYMDMTTNGKEIYIPEYFPSCKDFLTSIKKVGANNSNKNHRCTSPKFIKKVMNLYDENFLINDNVIATYHCLFINIQNKSN; this is encoded by the coding sequence ATGATTGATAAAAATCAGCTAAAAATTCATTTTAGTAAAAATGCTAAATCTTATGATAAACATTCAAATGTACAAAGAAAAATGAAAGATATTCTAATAAATTTTTTACTAAAAAACTTAAAATCTTCTACTATAAAAAACATCTTAGAAATCGGATGTGGAACTGGTTCATTGACTAAAACTCTATTAGAAAATTTCCCAAATTCTAATATAACTGCTATTGATATTTCTCCAGGAATGATTGAAGTAGTTAAAGATAAATTTAAAAATTCATCTATAAATTTTATATGTGCTGATATAGAAAATATAAATTTAAATTGTAACTATGACTTAATTATATCCAATGCAACATTTCAGTGGTTTAATAATCTTCCTAAAACACTTGAAAAATTGTATTTATCATTAAATCCTAATGGAATTCTTTCTTTTTCAACTTTTGGTAATAAAACATTTTATGAATTGCATGAATGCTTTAAAAAAGCAATTCAAGAATTACATATAAAAGACTCTATTTCTGCTGGACAATCTTTTTATACTTTACAAAATTTAATCCATATATGTAATTCCATTAAAAATTTTTCTTACATGGATATGACTACTAATGGTAAAGAAATTTATATACCTGAATATTTTCCTAGTTGTAAAGATTTTTTAACTTCGATAAAAAAAGTAGGTGCTAATAATAGTAATAAAAATCATAGATGTACTTCTCCAAAGTTCATTAAAAAAGTTATGAATCTTTATGATGAAAATTTTTTAATTAATGATAATGTAATTGCTACTTATCATTGTTTATTTATCAATATTCAAAATAAATCGAACTAA
- a CDS encoding tRNA dihydrouridine synthase → MRYYLAPMEGITGYIYRNAYEKFFGNVDKYFTPFIVTNKNIRFKAKELRDVLPENNEGMNIVPQILTNDSEGFISISTKLQQLGYNEINLNLGCPSGTVVSKYRGSGFLAKREELDRFLDEIFKIDNMKISIKTRIGKDSPEEFYELIKIFNKYPLEELIIHPRTREDFYKNKPNLYVFKDALSLSVNPVCYNGDIFTVTDYKKLIETFPEVETVMIGRGILANPGLINEIKENKNLDKKVLEDFHDEILNNYRELFNEDRNAMFRMKELWGYMIYIFSDNKKYAKKIRKAQNLRDYNQAVSSLFREQEIVKGAGLFNDGSMS, encoded by the coding sequence ATGAGATATTATTTAGCACCAATGGAAGGCATAACGGGATACATATATAGAAATGCCTATGAAAAATTTTTCGGAAATGTTGATAAATATTTTACACCTTTTATTGTTACAAATAAAAATATACGCTTTAAGGCTAAAGAATTAAGAGATGTTTTGCCTGAAAATAATGAAGGAATGAATATAGTTCCTCAAATACTTACTAACGATTCAGAAGGTTTTATTAGTATTTCTACAAAATTACAACAGTTGGGTTACAATGAGATTAATTTGAATTTAGGATGTCCTTCTGGAACAGTAGTTTCAAAATATAGAGGGTCAGGATTTTTAGCAAAACGAGAAGAACTTGATAGATTTTTAGATGAAATATTTAAAATAGATAATATGAAAATTTCCATAAAGACTAGAATAGGAAAAGATAGTCCAGAAGAATTTTATGAGTTAATAAAGATATTTAATAAATATCCTTTAGAAGAATTAATTATTCATCCTAGAACTAGGGAAGATTTTTATAAAAATAAACCTAACTTATATGTGTTTAAAGATGCATTATCTTTAAGTGTAAATCCGGTATGTTATAATGGAGATATTTTTACTGTTACAGATTATAAAAAATTAATAGAAACTTTTCCAGAAGTAGAAACAGTAATGATAGGAAGAGGAATATTAGCTAATCCAGGTTTAATTAATGAGATTAAAGAAAATAAAAATTTAGATAAAAAGGTATTAGAAGACTTTCATGATGAAATTTTAAATAATTATAGAGAATTATTTAATGAAGATAGAAATGCAATGTTTAGAATGAAAGAACTATGGGGATATATGATTTATATATTTTCAGATAATAAAAAATATGCTAAAAAAATAAGAAAGGCTCAAAATTTAAGGGACTATAATCAAGCTGTTTCAAGTTTGTTTAGGGAGCAGGAAATAGTAAAGGGAGCTGGATTATTTAATGATGGGTCTATGTCTTAG
- a CDS encoding LAGLIDADG family homing endonuclease produces MTETEKAYIAGIIDGEGSIMLTKFHNNQFPSPCVSISSTTLELLHWINSKTNMGTINSKKNYNIEKHKNSYSYIIKYNDAIEFLKDIEPYLVINVKKQRAKLIINEYKSVTPRNGRYTDKILECKNRFFDRFMNIN; encoded by the coding sequence GTGACTGAAACTGAAAAAGCATATATTGCTGGAATTATAGATGGAGAAGGAAGTATCATGCTAACAAAATTTCATAATAATCAATTTCCATCGCCATGTGTTAGCATAAGTTCTACAACACTGGAACTTTTGCATTGGATAAATTCTAAAACAAATATGGGTACAATAAACTCTAAAAAAAATTATAATATTGAAAAACATAAAAATTCTTATTCATATATCATTAAATACAATGATGCTATTGAATTTTTAAAAGATATTGAACCTTACTTAGTCATAAATGTAAAAAAACAACGTGCAAAATTAATTATCAATGAATATAAATCTGTAACTCCTAGGAATGGTAGATATACTGATAAAATACTTGAATGTAAGAATAGATTTTTTGATAGGTTTATGAATATAAATTAA
- a CDS encoding membrane protein, with the protein MTKLLKLSFLNVKNIVHSKGFIGLIIGAVIYSLVFFIAGNSRSLRLQTYSIEFGRFLYIAILYGSVSILRGDIISNTTQAIFTGIFTRVEIMLSKLISLILLGLIFYVMVEGDALLIGILDYKKKGIDQFFKMPHFQTMLVYIVLTFSMGTFMFLINSIVLKKAKNILFSILILSAVNFNNGFIVTLAYRNPIFAEKISLYAKTPFYIWTDLFVSLSMKNVNIEQLLISIVYGLIFFGCATFIIKQREM; encoded by the coding sequence ATGACTAAGCTATTAAAATTATCTTTTCTTAATGTTAAAAATATAGTGCATTCAAAAGGATTTATAGGATTAATTATTGGAGCAGTTATATATTCTTTGGTATTTTTTATAGCTGGAAATTCAAGATCACTAAGGCTTCAAACGTATTCTATTGAGTTTGGTCGGTTTTTATATATTGCCATATTATATGGAAGTGTTTCTATTCTTAGAGGAGATATAATTTCTAATACAACTCAAGCTATTTTTACGGGTATTTTTACTAGAGTAGAAATTATGTTATCAAAATTAATATCCTTAATTCTTTTAGGATTAATATTTTATGTAATGGTTGAAGGTGATGCATTACTAATAGGTATATTAGATTATAAAAAAAAGGGTATAGATCAATTTTTTAAAATGCCTCATTTTCAGACAATGTTAGTTTATATTGTGCTTACATTTTCAATGGGTACATTTATGTTTTTAATAAATTCTATAGTTTTAAAAAAAGCAAAAAATATCTTATTTTCAATATTAATTTTAAGTGCTGTAAACTTTAATAATGGATTTATAGTAACTTTAGCATATAGAAATCCTATATTTGCTGAAAAAATTTCGCTTTATGCAAAGACACCCTTCTATATTTGGACAGACTTATTTGTAAGTTTATCAATGAAAAATGTAAATATAGAGCAATTATTAATAAGTATAGTTTATGGATTAATCTTCTTTGGGTGTGCAACATTTATAATAAAACAAAGAGAAATGTAA
- a CDS encoding ABC transporter ATP-binding protein — protein sequence MEENIALRTFGITKKYKGLTVLNNINITIKKGQIYGLIGLNGAGKTTLMRIISGLVISSGGSLELFGQDNKEEINKERRRIGCLIEGPVLYSYKSVYNNLKIERLHKGIPGKECIERVLELLNIEDFKNKKVKNLSLGIKQKVGIAMALIGDPEFLILDEPINGLDPISIIKLRELLKKLNKEYGITILISSHILEELHQLADCYGIIHKGKLIEEITDKQLQDKCKEYIHIKVDDVSRASVILNKKLSTLNLEVLPNNVIKLYDYVDNSGMVSKVLIEEGILVKEFITMGDNLEEYFSKVIGGKRNV from the coding sequence ATGGAGGAGAATATTGCACTAAGGACCTTTGGAATTACAAAAAAATATAAAGGTTTAACAGTGCTTAATAATATTAATATTACTATAAAAAAAGGACAAATTTATGGGCTTATTGGTTTAAATGGTGCAGGAAAAACTACATTAATGAGAATTATATCTGGGCTTGTAATAAGTAGTGGTGGAAGTCTTGAATTATTCGGACAAGACAACAAAGAAGAAATAAATAAAGAGCGTAGAAGGATAGGATGTCTTATAGAGGGTCCAGTTTTATATAGTTATAAAAGTGTATATAACAATTTAAAAATTGAAAGATTGCATAAAGGAATACCAGGAAAAGAATGTATAGAAAGAGTTCTAGAATTATTAAATATAGAAGACTTTAAAAATAAAAAAGTGAAAAATCTTTCTTTGGGTATAAAGCAAAAGGTAGGTATTGCAATGGCTTTAATTGGAGATCCAGAATTTCTTATATTAGATGAGCCCATTAATGGTTTGGATCCAATATCAATAATTAAATTAAGGGAATTACTAAAAAAATTAAATAAGGAGTATGGAATAACAATTTTAATATCTAGTCACATATTGGAGGAACTTCATCAATTAGCGGATTGTTATGGAATAATTCATAAAGGAAAATTAATAGAAGAAATAACAGATAAACAATTACAAGATAAATGCAAGGAGTATATTCATATTAAAGTGGATGATGTGTCTAGAGCATCGGTTATATTGAATAAAAAATTATCCACACTAAACCTTGAAGTTTTACCAAATAATGTGATTAAGTTATATGACTATGTGGATAACTCAGGTATGGTATCTAAAGTGCTTATTGAGGAAGGGATATTGGTAAAGGAATTTATAACCATGGGAGATAATTTAGAAGAATATTTTTCAAAGGTTATAGGAGGTAAGCGGAATGTTTAA
- a CDS encoding alpha/beta fold hydrolase, with translation MKKPYLILLPGWGMPSIVWKKITPHLSKKFNLIYIDWNNIKSLDEFKNRVLDTINKLDIKSFSLLGWSLGSLVAQEILINTSYKIKHLILIGGTSCFISNEDDLYTLGWNKRIIKRMKFQLHKRPNDVLLNFYKNMFSKEELDNTYYLEFLKLFSKDLLSDSLDSLSLGLDYLMHLDLRLNLKYITIPTLLIHGQNDSICPVEASLYMKNYIPNYHIEIINNTGHVPFFTLPDYCYSVIKNFIEGVANND, from the coding sequence ATGAAAAAACCTTATTTAATTTTACTACCTGGCTGGGGAATGCCTAGTATAGTATGGAAAAAAATCACTCCTCATTTGTCAAAAAAGTTTAATTTAATCTATATTGATTGGAACAACATTAAATCATTAGATGAATTTAAAAACCGTGTTTTAGATACTATAAATAAACTTGATATTAAATCTTTTTCATTATTAGGCTGGTCATTAGGCTCGTTAGTGGCACAAGAAATATTAATTAACACTTCTTATAAAATTAAGCATTTAATTTTAATAGGTGGTACAAGTTGTTTTATTTCTAATGAAGATGATTTATATACTCTAGGCTGGAATAAACGTATCATTAAGAGGATGAAATTTCAACTTCATAAAAGACCTAATGATGTTTTATTAAATTTTTATAAAAATATGTTTTCTAAAGAAGAATTAGATAACACATATTATCTTGAATTTTTAAAACTCTTTTCTAAAGATTTATTATCAGATTCTTTAGATTCTCTATCGTTAGGTTTAGATTATCTAATGCACCTAGATTTAAGATTAAATTTAAAATATATAACTATACCTACATTATTAATACATGGACAAAATGATTCCATATGCCCTGTAGAAGCATCTTTATATATGAAAAATTATATTCCTAATTATCATATAGAGATAATTAACAATACTGGTCATGTTCCATTTTTCACTTTACCAGATTATTGCTATAGCGTCATAAAAAATTTTATAGAAGGAGTTGCAAATAATGATTGA
- a CDS encoding ABC transporter permease — MEKILSIISLEIKKKRFIKSVLLGILLIIPILILITKIKKDIDNSNVILGVIPYIVLANGCFYFNEDFVNKTDRIIFTGIFKKSEIMISKLASLFFISLNYIGFYEVVLILYNLYVKKGISEFINTSSILNNIYVVCIYTFTLGTFILLVSVCTKNSIFAGIITYVFYFNLILVIFEKILKSNCGTILQSIIRNSPFYILNTGFNNLKYTCSQSIIMLISGCIFFKIACAIINRKNI; from the coding sequence TTGGAAAAAATATTGAGTATTATTTCCTTAGAAATAAAGAAAAAAAGATTTATTAAGAGTGTATTACTTGGTATTTTATTAATAATACCTATATTAATATTGATTACGAAGATAAAAAAAGACATTGATAATTCTAATGTAATATTAGGAGTCATTCCGTATATAGTTTTGGCTAATGGATGTTTTTATTTCAATGAAGATTTTGTAAATAAAACAGATAGGATAATTTTCACTGGAATATTTAAAAAATCTGAGATAATGATTTCAAAACTCGCAAGTTTATTTTTTATAAGTTTAAACTATATAGGATTTTATGAAGTTGTTTTAATTTTATATAATTTGTATGTGAAGAAAGGTATAAGTGAATTTATAAATACTAGTAGTATATTAAATAATATTTATGTGGTTTGTATTTATACATTTACATTGGGCACATTTATACTGTTAGTTTCAGTATGTACAAAAAATAGTATATTTGCAGGAATAATAACATACGTTTTTTATTTCAATTTAATATTAGTTATTTTTGAAAAAATATTGAAGTCAAATTGTGGAACAATATTGCAAAGTATAATAAGAAATTCTCCATTTTATATTTTAAACACAGGATTTAATAATTTAAAATATACATGTAGTCAATCAATAATAATGTTAATTAGTGGATGTATATTTTTTAAAATAGCATGTGCTATAATTAATAGAAAAAATATATAA
- a CDS encoding ABC transporter ATP-binding protein, which translates to MSEVLKVDNVSKVYGKQKVLNDINISIEEGEIIGLVGPNGAGKTTLMKIITGLIPKYKGNVFIKGNNIKAKKIHKTKQIGCVIETPGFYPDLTGYENLLFFAEVSGLKDKKEIGEIIERLGIKNYVNKKVKKYSLGMKQRLGVAQAVLAYPPILMLDEPTNGLDPSIVPELRKFIKYMAKEKNTSVLISSHILSEIEIMCDKVVFIQKGNILRIENLNKKNDDFIVVAFKSSKVEELKVFFNNKEMDYKVIGEDTLQICMKTDTQLEDLTLEIGENKIPLKGIYEVKESLEDKYLKTMGDN; encoded by the coding sequence ATGAGTGAAGTTTTAAAAGTAGATAATGTTAGTAAAGTTTATGGAAAACAAAAAGTACTTAATGATATAAACATATCTATTGAGGAAGGCGAAATAATAGGACTTGTAGGACCAAATGGTGCTGGAAAAACTACATTAATGAAAATCATAACTGGATTAATTCCAAAATATAAAGGTAATGTTTTTATAAAAGGAAATAATATTAAAGCTAAAAAGATACATAAAACTAAGCAAATAGGATGTGTTATAGAAACACCAGGTTTTTATCCTGATTTAACTGGATATGAAAATTTATTATTCTTTGCTGAAGTTTCAGGATTAAAAGATAAAAAAGAAATAGGCGAGATTATTGAAAGACTAGGAATTAAGAATTATGTCAATAAAAAAGTAAAAAAATATTCACTAGGAATGAAACAAAGACTTGGAGTTGCACAGGCAGTCTTAGCATATCCACCTATATTAATGTTAGATGAGCCTACAAATGGTTTAGATCCTTCTATAGTGCCTGAACTTAGAAAATTTATAAAGTACATGGCAAAGGAAAAAAATACTTCTGTTTTAATATCAAGCCATATTTTATCTGAGATAGAGATTATGTGTGATAAGGTTGTATTTATACAAAAAGGAAACATATTAAGGATTGAAAACTTAAATAAGAAAAATGATGATTTTATTGTAGTTGCATTTAAAAGTAGTAAGGTGGAAGAGTTAAAAGTATTTTTTAATAACAAAGAAATGGACTACAAGGTAATAGGAGAAGATACACTTCAAATTTGTATGAAAACTGATACACAATTAGAGGATTTAACCTTAGAAATAGGTGAAAATAAGATACCTCTTAAAGGAATATATGAAGTAAAGGAAAGTCTTGAAGATAAATACTTGAAAACTATGGGGGACAATTAG